The Anolis carolinensis isolate JA03-04 chromosome 2, rAnoCar3.1.pri, whole genome shotgun sequence genome has a window encoding:
- the pelo gene encoding protein pelota homolog has protein sequence MKLVRKDMEKDNAGQVTLVPEEAEDMWHAYNLIQAGDSLRAATIRKVQTESSTGSVGSSRVRTTLTLCVETIDFDSQACQLRVKGTNIQENEFVKMGAYHTIELEPNRQFTLAKKQWDSVALERVEQACDPAWGADLAAVVMQEGLAHVCLVTPSMTLARAKVEVSIPRKRRGSCAQHDRALERFYDQVAQAIQRHVNFDVVKCVLVASPGFVREQFCDYMFQQAVKTDNKLLLENRSKFLQVHSSSGHKYALKEALCDPAVTSRLADTKAAGEVKALDDFYKMLQHEPDRAFYGLKHVEKANEAMAIDTLLISDELFRHQDVATRGRYVRLVDSVRDNMGTVRIFSSLHVSGEQLGQLTGVAAILRFPVAELSDQEEESSSEED, from the exons ATGAAGCTGGTGCGGAAGGACATGGAGAAGGACAACGCCGGGCAGGTGACGCTGGTCCCGGAGGAGGCCGAGGACATGTGGCACGCCTACAACCTGATCCAGGCGGGCGACAGCCTCCGGGCCGCCACCATCCGGAAGGTGCAGACGGAGTCGTCGACGGGCAGCGTGGGCAGCTCCCGCGTCCGCACCACGCTCACCCTCTGCGTGGAGACCATCGACTTCGACTCGCAGGCCTGCCAGCTGCGCGTCAAAGGCACCAACATCCAGGAGAACGAGTTCGTCAAGATGGGCGCCTACCACACCATCGAGCTGGAGCCCAACCGCCAGTTCACGCTGGCCAAGAAGCAGTGGGACTCGGTGGCCCTGGAGCGGGTCGAGCAGGCCTGCGACCCGGCCTGGGGCGCCGACCTGGCCGCCGTGGTGATGCAGGAGGGCCTGGCCCACGTCTGCCTCGTCACCCCCAGCATGACGCTCGCCCGCGCCAAGGTGGAGGTCAGCATCCCGCGCAAGCGGAGGGGCAGCTGCGCCCAGCACGACCGCGCCCTGGAGCGCTTCTACGACCAGGTGGCCCAGGCCATCCAGCGCCACGTCAACTTCGACGTGGTCAAGTGCGTCCTCGTCGCCAGCCCTGGCTTCGTCCGCGAGCAGTTCTGCGACTACATGTTCCAACAGGCCGTCAAGACCGACAACAAGCTCCTGCTGGAGAACCGCTCCAAGTTCCTGCAG GTACACTCTTCCTCCGGACATAAATATGCATTGAAAGAAGCTCTGTGTGACCCTGCTGTGACAAGTAGACTTGCTGATACTAAAGCAGCTGGTGAAGTGAAGGCCTTAGATGATTTCTACAAGATGTTACAACATGAACCGGACCGAGCGTTTTATGGTCTTAAGCATGTGGAAAAGGCTAACGAAGCCATGGCTATTGATACGTTGTTGATTAGTGATGAACTTTTCAGGCATCAAGATGTGGCAACTCGGGGTCGGTATGTTCGACTAGTAGATAGTGTCCGGGACAACATGGGCACTGTTCGCATTTTCTCTAGTCTGCACGTGTCTGGAGAACAGCTTGGACAGTTGACAGGTGTAGCTGCTATTCTACGTTTTCCTGTTGCAGAGCTTTCTGACCAGGAGGAGGAATCTAGTTCTGAAgaagattga